In Duganella zoogloeoides, a single genomic region encodes these proteins:
- a CDS encoding type I restriction-modification system subunit M yields the protein MITGALRSRIDSLWTDFWTGGITNPLTVIEQITFLMYSRLLDMQERTQEKRDAVTGKREASLFGDVDKDCRWETWRHYNGPEMLPHVRDHVFPHFRRLAERSSGEGSHFAAFMKDAQLMIQKESLLVKAVNAVHELPLEKGDTKGDLYEYLLSKLTTAGINGQFRTPRHIIRMIVELMQPRPTDRICDPSCGTAGFLIESYDYLLRHHSSAAGTHKEVIDGEEHISYSGDLLGEHRAHVDTDMFHAYDFDATMLRIATMNLVMHGVKQPDVHYQDTLSQSFEERHPRGSKNAFDLILANPPFKGSLDEQDVAPDILRTVKTKKTELLFIGLILRMLKVGGRSATIVPDGVLFGSSKAHVQLRQHLIENNQLEAVISLPSGVFKPYAGVSTAIILFAKGGKTENVFFYDVQSDGFTLDDKRTKIGDGNGDRLDVRTKYLQWCEGQGDFSDRKAKAFEVSADTIRAQGYDLSINRYKQRPHTEQEHATPQDILLALQKLEVSIQTELDSLQELLG from the coding sequence ATGATCACTGGCGCATTAAGAAGCCGCATCGACAGCCTCTGGACCGATTTCTGGACCGGGGGCATCACCAATCCGCTCACCGTCATCGAGCAGATCACCTTCCTGATGTATAGCCGCTTGCTGGACATGCAAGAGCGCACTCAAGAGAAGCGCGACGCCGTTACCGGCAAACGCGAAGCCAGTCTGTTCGGCGATGTGGACAAAGACTGCCGCTGGGAAACTTGGCGCCACTATAACGGCCCCGAAATGCTGCCCCATGTGCGTGACCATGTCTTTCCGCATTTCCGCCGCCTTGCCGAGCGTAGCAGTGGTGAAGGTAGCCACTTCGCTGCCTTCATGAAAGACGCGCAGCTGATGATTCAAAAGGAATCGCTGCTGGTGAAGGCAGTCAACGCTGTGCATGAACTACCGCTAGAAAAAGGTGACACCAAAGGTGACCTCTACGAATACCTGCTCAGCAAGCTCACTACCGCCGGCATCAACGGCCAGTTCCGCACGCCCCGTCACATCATCCGAATGATCGTCGAGCTGATGCAGCCTCGGCCCACCGATCGCATCTGCGACCCGTCCTGCGGCACCGCCGGCTTCTTAATCGAGTCCTATGACTACCTCTTGCGCCACCACAGCAGTGCAGCCGGCACGCATAAGGAAGTTATAGACGGTGAAGAACACATTAGCTACAGCGGCGACCTGCTCGGTGAGCACCGCGCACATGTAGACACTGATATGTTTCACGCCTACGACTTCGACGCAACAATGCTGCGCATCGCCACCATGAACTTGGTAATGCATGGCGTGAAGCAGCCCGATGTGCATTATCAGGACACGCTTAGCCAGAGCTTTGAAGAGCGCCACCCCAGGGGCTCTAAGAATGCTTTCGATCTCATTCTCGCTAACCCACCGTTCAAGGGCAGCTTGGACGAGCAAGACGTCGCCCCCGACATCCTGCGCACCGTCAAGACCAAGAAAACTGAGCTGCTTTTTATCGGCCTGATCCTGCGTATGCTCAAAGTAGGCGGCCGCAGCGCTACCATCGTGCCAGACGGCGTGCTCTTTGGCTCTAGCAAGGCTCATGTGCAGTTGCGTCAGCATTTGATCGAGAACAATCAGCTCGAAGCCGTGATCTCGTTGCCCTCGGGCGTGTTTAAGCCCTATGCGGGTGTATCCACCGCCATCATCCTCTTTGCCAAGGGCGGCAAGACGGAGAACGTGTTCTTCTACGACGTGCAGTCGGATGGCTTTACGCTGGATGACAAGCGGACCAAGATTGGCGACGGCAACGGCGACAGGCTGGATGTGCGGACCAAGTACTTGCAATGGTGCGAAGGTCAGGGCGATTTCAGTGATCGCAAGGCAAAGGCGTTTGAAGTTTCGGCGGATACCATTCGGGCGCAGGGCTATGATCTATCTATTAACCGGTACAAGCAGCGGCCTCATACCGAACAAGAACATGCAACTCCCCAGGATATCTTACTTGCGCTGCAGAAACTCGAGGTATCCATTCAAACTGAGCTCGATAGCCTCCAGGAGTTGTTAGGATGA
- a CDS encoding restriction endonuclease subunit S domain-containing protein, translated as MMSAQSKLGDYVLPIKNVNPVTLFGDSDFTYVDIASIDRELRAITSPQTVPAIEAPSRAKQVTAENDVLISTVRPNLNTVAMVPKEHVGAIASTGFCLLRPVPGKLDARFLFHWISSETTVSQLVALATGATYPAVSEKIIKSLPFEPPSFFEQRRMMVPHDVVYEDFARDGV; from the coding sequence ATGATGTCAGCCCAAAGCAAGCTGGGCGACTATGTTCTTCCAATTAAGAATGTCAATCCAGTTACCTTGTTTGGCGACTCGGACTTCACATATGTGGACATTGCTTCGATCGACAGAGAACTGCGGGCTATAACTAGCCCTCAGACAGTTCCAGCTATTGAAGCTCCGAGCCGAGCAAAGCAAGTAACGGCAGAGAATGATGTCCTCATTTCGACTGTTCGGCCAAACCTCAATACAGTTGCCATGGTTCCGAAAGAACATGTTGGCGCGATCGCATCTACAGGCTTTTGCTTGCTGCGCCCCGTGCCAGGCAAGCTAGACGCACGTTTCCTCTTTCATTGGATTTCTTCCGAAACGACTGTCAGCCAACTAGTTGCACTTGCTACAGGTGCTACTTATCCCGCAGTTTCAGAAAAGATAATCAAGTCGCTTCCGTTTGAACCGCCTTCTTTTTTTGAGCAGCGACGTATGATGGTGCCCCACGACGTGGTGTATGAAGACTTCGCCAGAGATGGCGTTTAG
- a CDS encoding IS256 family transposase: MTDTTIALSELAEKGADADFIRQTLQHALQRLMEMDVEALCQAAYGERSDERINSRNGYRDRGYETRAGKVDLKIPKLRTGSYFPGFLEPRRTAEKALTAVIQEAYIQGISTRSVDDLVKAMGMTGVSKSQVSRLCEEIDERVQTFLNRPIEGDWPYLWIDATYVKSRQAGRVVSVAVIIAVAVNTDGVREILGVATGPSEAEPFWTDFLRGLTRRGLRGVKLVISDAHEGLKAAASKVLKTSWQRCRVHFIRNALAHAGKGQRQAVLAMINTIFVQDTAEAASVQWRSVADQLRPKFPRLAAMMDDAEHEVLTFMTFPKAHRTQIHSTNPLERLNAEVKRRTNVIGIFPNDGAIIRLVGAMMLEQNDEWSLQRRYMQLEGLQSLSDNQPARLSAVIN, from the coding sequence ATGACCGACACCACTATCGCATTATCTGAGCTTGCCGAAAAGGGGGCAGATGCAGATTTCATCCGCCAGACGCTGCAGCACGCTCTGCAGCGACTCATGGAAATGGACGTCGAGGCGCTTTGCCAGGCAGCTTACGGCGAGCGCAGCGACGAACGTATCAACAGCCGCAACGGTTATCGGGACCGCGGCTACGAAACCCGGGCCGGCAAAGTCGACTTAAAGATTCCAAAGCTCCGTACAGGCAGCTATTTCCCCGGATTTCTCGAGCCGCGCAGGACGGCCGAGAAGGCTCTCACGGCAGTGATCCAGGAAGCCTATATTCAGGGAATCTCGACCCGCTCGGTCGATGACCTGGTCAAAGCCATGGGCATGACCGGGGTCTCGAAAAGTCAGGTATCACGGCTATGCGAGGAGATCGATGAGCGCGTGCAGACCTTCTTGAATCGACCGATCGAAGGCGATTGGCCTTATCTCTGGATCGACGCCACCTATGTGAAATCACGCCAGGCCGGCCGTGTGGTCTCGGTGGCCGTGATAATCGCTGTAGCAGTCAATACCGATGGCGTGCGCGAAATTCTCGGAGTAGCGACCGGCCCTTCGGAAGCGGAGCCGTTCTGGACCGACTTCCTGCGCGGTCTGACCCGCCGTGGTCTGCGTGGGGTGAAACTGGTGATCTCCGATGCGCATGAAGGCCTCAAAGCGGCAGCGAGCAAAGTGCTCAAAACGAGCTGGCAGCGCTGCCGGGTCCATTTCATCCGTAACGCGCTGGCCCATGCCGGTAAAGGTCAGCGGCAAGCCGTGCTCGCCATGATCAATACCATCTTCGTGCAGGACACTGCGGAGGCGGCCAGCGTGCAATGGCGCAGCGTCGCCGATCAGCTACGGCCAAAGTTCCCCAGGCTCGCTGCCATGATGGACGATGCTGAACATGAAGTGCTGACATTTATGACGTTCCCAAAAGCGCATCGGACGCAGATCCACAGTACCAATCCGCTTGAGCGGCTCAATGCCGAGGTCAAACGAAGGACCAACGTCATCGGCATTTTTCCCAACGATGGCGCCATCATCCGCCTAGTAGGCGCCATGATGCTCGAGCAAAACGACGAGTGGTCATTACAGCGCCGTTACATGCAGCTTGAAGGATTGCAGTCCTTGAGCGACAATCAGCCTGCACGGCTATCCGCTGTGATTAACTGA
- a CDS encoding restriction endonuclease subunit S yields MRRKRQESIRLADDFLRAVFIDMFGDPVTNPKGWQVQQLADLGSLDRGVSKHRPRNDPSLLGGSHPLIQTGEVANCDGYIRSYTSTYSDKGLLQSKLWPAGTLCITIAANIAKTGILLFPACFPDSIVGFAAPTHATVEYVRFWLSFLQKTLEANAPESAQKNINLAILRNLRVPVPPIDLVRRFAAIVSATESIRIAQRKSIQDSLALSASLQHELLA; encoded by the coding sequence TTGCGACGTAAACGGCAAGAATCTATCCGTCTCGCCGACGATTTCCTTCGGGCTGTTTTCATCGACATGTTTGGTGATCCAGTCACGAATCCCAAAGGGTGGCAGGTGCAACAATTAGCTGACCTCGGCTCTTTAGACCGAGGAGTTTCAAAACACCGGCCGAGGAATGACCCGTCATTGTTGGGCGGCAGCCATCCGCTTATTCAAACAGGTGAAGTGGCCAATTGTGATGGCTATATCCGAAGCTATACCAGCACCTACTCTGACAAAGGATTGCTTCAGAGTAAATTGTGGCCTGCTGGAACCCTGTGCATCACCATCGCTGCAAACATTGCTAAGACGGGAATTCTGCTCTTCCCTGCATGCTTCCCAGATAGCATTGTCGGCTTTGCCGCACCAACACATGCCACTGTTGAGTACGTCCGATTCTGGTTGTCATTTCTCCAAAAGACCTTGGAGGCTAATGCTCCCGAATCGGCACAGAAGAATATCAATCTTGCGATCCTGCGCAACCTTCGAGTTCCCGTCCCGCCGATTGACTTGGTCCGCAGATTTGCCGCTATCGTTTCGGCGACCGAGTCCATTCGGATTGCGCAACGGAAGTCAATTCAAGATAGCCTGGCTCTGTCGGCATCACTTCAGCATGAATTGCTCGCGTAG
- a CDS encoding AAA family ATPase: MTSLIKSISLKNFKGFSDEVRIELRPLTLLFGANSAGKSSVLQALHYVREILERQNINADRTLQGGEAIDLGGFQNLVNGRDSQKQIEIAVAMELGTNSIPDLVPDAFEDWQTNDEDVWWMYQTLQNIRSAVKTVAIRLRVGWNAQRELPVVQGYEIDANGEWCLKITASADGRDAQMRINHANPIFMVDGPDGDQLLSLLNDFVNPEDLGQQDSGGSEPKDTKGSPGKVSVLPSVFDMVSEAGMERPGDGLRAWLTGFRGALPRLDQLLYIPAPGARGAHNVYMVREFTAFLSWLTVGPALLLRDQLRQMRYIGPMRRIPPRGFEVSLTKSDSAWSDGMAGWETLTTCSKDLVERVSDWMQSYDKLGTGYAVERKTYQEFDPSHLVPQPIGPIRKRAQLVNDAGLVLHPQDVGVGISQVLPVVVAAQDGSASVVCIEQPELHIHPAVQVGLGDLFIDGAVNQGLSFLIETHSEHLILRLLRRIREGVEAGGKVIDQPLSPAMIGVYYLSKRNGAVKIDEIPVTTDGDFAKPWPQGFFDERGAELF; the protein is encoded by the coding sequence ATGACTTCACTTATAAAGTCCATCTCGCTCAAGAACTTCAAAGGTTTCTCTGACGAAGTCCGCATCGAGTTGCGCCCACTCACCTTACTGTTCGGTGCCAACAGTGCAGGTAAGAGCAGTGTGTTGCAGGCCCTTCATTACGTGCGAGAGATCCTGGAACGGCAGAACATCAATGCCGATCGTACGCTTCAGGGCGGCGAAGCGATAGACCTTGGCGGATTCCAAAACCTTGTTAACGGTCGTGACTCGCAGAAGCAGATCGAGATTGCCGTCGCAATGGAACTTGGCACGAATTCCATTCCTGACCTGGTGCCTGATGCTTTCGAAGATTGGCAAACTAATGACGAAGACGTATGGTGGATGTACCAGACTCTCCAGAATATCCGTAGTGCAGTGAAGACCGTTGCCATCCGTCTTCGGGTCGGATGGAATGCGCAGCGTGAATTGCCTGTGGTGCAGGGCTACGAGATTGATGCAAACGGCGAGTGGTGTCTCAAGATTACAGCGAGCGCTGACGGACGTGATGCGCAGATGCGTATCAACCATGCAAATCCTATATTCATGGTGGATGGTCCGGACGGAGATCAACTTCTATCTTTGCTTAACGACTTCGTAAACCCTGAGGACTTGGGACAGCAAGACAGCGGCGGCTCTGAGCCGAAAGATACAAAGGGTTCTCCAGGCAAGGTTTCGGTCCTCCCGTCCGTATTCGATATGGTGAGCGAGGCAGGTATGGAGCGGCCGGGGGACGGTTTACGAGCCTGGCTCACTGGGTTCCGCGGCGCCCTGCCGAGGCTGGATCAATTGCTGTACATCCCAGCCCCTGGCGCGAGGGGGGCGCATAATGTCTACATGGTACGAGAGTTCACGGCGTTCCTTTCCTGGCTAACAGTGGGCCCAGCCCTCCTGTTGCGCGACCAATTGCGCCAAATGCGCTACATCGGCCCAATGCGTCGCATTCCGCCGCGCGGCTTCGAGGTGTCGCTCACGAAGAGTGATTCGGCATGGTCCGACGGGATGGCAGGCTGGGAGACGTTGACGACCTGCAGCAAGGATTTGGTGGAACGCGTGAGCGATTGGATGCAGTCCTACGATAAGCTCGGCACGGGTTACGCGGTCGAACGCAAGACGTATCAAGAATTTGATCCCAGTCACCTTGTGCCTCAGCCTATCGGACCGATCCGTAAACGTGCACAGTTAGTGAATGATGCAGGCCTCGTGCTACACCCACAGGACGTAGGTGTTGGTATCTCTCAGGTCCTTCCCGTGGTTGTGGCCGCTCAGGACGGCTCAGCTAGCGTGGTGTGTATTGAGCAGCCGGAATTGCACATTCACCCGGCCGTTCAGGTCGGTCTGGGGGACCTATTCATCGACGGCGCTGTGAACCAAGGGCTGTCGTTTCTAATCGAGACGCACAGCGAGCATCTGATTCTGCGCCTACTCCGCCGCATCCGCGAAGGAGTTGAAGCTGGAGGCAAGGTTATTGATCAGCCTCTATCGCCAGCCATGATAGGTGTCTACTACCTAAGCAAGCGGAACGGGGCCGTGAAAATCGACGAAATTCCAGTAACCACGGACGGCGATTTCGCCAAGCCTTGGCCTCAAGGATTCTTCGACGAACGTGGCGCGGAGCTCTTTTGA